GATCAAAACGACTATTCGAAAACAATAAAAGGCACGCTTTCGATGATTAGGGGGAGTCGCTCAGAATATTAAACCTTGTGAAGAGGGTAACCGACAATTTCTACAACGGAACCCTTCTCTTTCTTCATAATCTCGAAAGAAGCAGGCAAAAAATGTGTAATGAGCCATGCGTTCGTAGTGAGATGATTCGTTACTTCTGGGGTTATAAACGAACTTTTTCCTTCTGCGAGGGCGAGCGGGAGCAAGGCTTGGTCTGCCAAATGTGCGTCTATAGTTCCGTCCGTATCGAGAAAATTCTTCGCAAGTTGTGCCGCTTCTTCACCGACGCGCTCCGCAGATTTCCCTCTTGCGCCCAATGCAGAAAAGCATGCGCGGCTGTTTTCGAACTCGAGAACAAGAACGATAAACGTCCCCGGGGAAAACGATTCTACTTCGAGAAGAGAAATATCTTTCTCGGCATCTATATTCTGCAAAACCGCAAGAGCGCTCGACCGTTGACGCTCTGCGATGGAAATCGGCAACTTCCCTACGCCCGAAACGCCGGTTATTTTTTTCAAGCCCCCCCTATCCACACAAGAAAAAGGAGCGAGAGAAGTCACTGGTTCGATATTCGCTGTAATTTTTCCCCCACCTTTAGGATAAAAACCCGCTCTCTCGAGCCGAAGCGTCGAAGAAACGTTTATCTTTTTCAATAACCATCCCCACTGCCATTCTAAATAATGATAG
This genomic interval from Fimbriimonadales bacterium contains the following:
- the rtcA gene encoding RNA 3'-terminal phosphate cyclase, encoding MVIDGSFGEGGGQILRSALALSVLTGKAFEMVNVRAKRTKPGLMPQHLKSVEASQRICRAKVEGASIGSMHLIFEPREVRPGEYVFDIGTAGASSLVLQTIFFPLAFAKEPSKVSIIGGTHVPWSPPYHYLEWQWGWLLKKINVSSTLRLERAGFYPKGGGKITANIEPVTSLAPFSCVDRGGLKKITGVSGVGKLPISIAERQRSSALAVLQNIDAEKDISLLEVESFSPGTFIVLVLEFENSRACFSALGARGKSAERVGEEAAQLAKNFLDTDGTIDAHLADQALLPLALAEGKSSFITPEVTNHLTTNAWLITHFLPASFEIMKKEKGSVVEIVGYPLHKV